In a genomic window of Myxococcota bacterium:
- a CDS encoding universal stress protein yields the protein MDAGANLPDISSILFATNKSSASHEAFAHALAVALVRRASLTILECKERVRGPAISPAVRRTLAGWGLLSPRAARREVAEKLGLRVVKQPGRGHRLKAVTRYAYEEPTDLVVVSSEPLPGWRRVLRPGRVARICEATPGMTLFVPRDGQGLVSAEDGTLSLQHIVVVLDEVPEPEVPLLRALDAAKAYGDAEVRITRLHVGEPSAPPPDLGAEPDGVWEDRHHEGSAEDAWIAASEEADLLVMSRPARKRLERALPKLACPTLVIPAPTVSTD from the coding sequence TTGGACGCAGGCGCGAATCTTCCCGACATCAGCTCGATTCTGTTCGCCACGAACAAGTCGAGTGCGAGCCATGAGGCCTTTGCCCACGCGCTGGCCGTCGCGCTCGTGCGCCGTGCGTCGCTGACGATCCTCGAGTGCAAGGAACGCGTGCGCGGTCCCGCCATCAGCCCGGCCGTACGCCGCACACTGGCCGGCTGGGGGTTGCTCTCTCCGCGGGCCGCGCGCCGCGAGGTGGCCGAGAAGCTCGGGTTGCGCGTCGTCAAGCAGCCCGGTCGCGGGCATCGCTTGAAGGCGGTGACGCGCTACGCCTACGAAGAACCCACGGACCTCGTGGTCGTGTCGAGCGAGCCGCTGCCGGGTTGGCGTCGCGTCCTGCGGCCGGGGCGGGTCGCGCGCATCTGTGAAGCGACGCCCGGCATGACGCTGTTCGTACCGCGCGACGGTCAGGGACTCGTATCGGCCGAGGACGGCACTCTCTCCCTTCAGCACATCGTGGTCGTGCTCGACGAGGTCCCCGAGCCCGAGGTCCCGCTGCTGCGCGCGTTGGATGCCGCGAAGGCCTACGGCGACGCGGAGGTTCGCATCACGCGCCTGCACGTCGGCGAACCGAGCGCTCCGCCGCCCGACCTCGGCGCGGAACCCGATGGGGTCTGGGAGGATCGCCACCACGAGGGGTCGGCCGAAGACGCGTGGATCGCCGCCTCGGAAGAAGCCGATCTCCTCGTGATGTCTCGCCCGGCGCGCAAACGCCTCGAACGGGCGCTGCCCAAGTTGGCATGTCCGACGCTGGTGATTCCTGCACCGACGGTTTCGACCGACTGA
- a CDS encoding Zn-ribbon domain-containing OB-fold protein, with amino-acid sequence MSDEANEIKAIVTPVRLDYDFTAGLAATQFLRGLEQKKIIGARSGPGAPVMVPPRGADPRTSELVTESVEVSDKGTVVTYSVIRVPSDNIKFELPYVCINVLLDGAGVGMFHVLQKCPLDEVRIGMRVQAKWVSDDQLSPNVASIDYFEPIDEPDVTYEQIRENT; translated from the coding sequence ATGAGCGACGAAGCGAACGAGATCAAGGCGATCGTCACGCCGGTACGCCTCGACTACGACTTCACGGCTGGGCTCGCCGCGACCCAGTTCCTGCGCGGCCTCGAGCAGAAGAAGATCATCGGCGCGCGGTCCGGGCCGGGCGCTCCGGTCATGGTGCCGCCCCGTGGCGCCGACCCGCGAACCTCGGAGCTCGTCACCGAATCGGTCGAAGTTTCCGACAAAGGCACCGTCGTCACCTACTCGGTGATTCGCGTGCCGTCGGACAACATCAAGTTCGAGCTGCCCTACGTGTGCATCAACGTCCTGCTCGACGGTGCGGGGGTCGGCATGTTCCACGTGCTGCAGAAGTGCCCCCTCGACGAGGTGCGCATCGGCATGCGCGTGCAGGCGAAGTGGGTCAGCGACGATCAGCTCTCGCCGAACGTCGCGAGCATCGACTACTTCGAGCCGATCGACGAGCCCGACGTGACCTACGAGCAGATTCGGGAGAACACCTGA
- a CDS encoding OB-fold domain-containing protein, producing the protein MADSPDVLRGPHVLEYPYKRSLGPVLSRFFTSLRDRKFEGIKSQDGKVLVPPQEYDPYTGEALSEWVSVGPGGKVVSWSWVSKPRTKQPLNHPFAYALIQLDGADVPLLHAVDAGEESRLSIGARVQPRWADEPKGGINDVVCFTLEEGA; encoded by the coding sequence ATGGCCGATAGCCCCGACGTTCTGCGCGGGCCCCACGTCCTCGAGTATCCGTACAAGCGGTCGCTCGGGCCGGTGCTCTCGCGTTTCTTCACGAGTCTTCGCGACCGAAAGTTCGAAGGCATCAAGTCCCAGGACGGCAAAGTGCTCGTCCCGCCCCAGGAGTACGACCCGTATACGGGCGAAGCGCTCTCGGAGTGGGTGTCCGTCGGACCGGGCGGCAAGGTGGTGTCGTGGTCGTGGGTGTCGAAGCCCCGCACGAAGCAGCCGCTGAATCATCCCTTTGCCTATGCGCTGATTCAGCTGGACGGGGCCGACGTCCCGCTCCTGCACGCCGTCGACGCGGGCGAAGAGTCCAGGCTCTCGATCGGCGCGCGCGTGCAACCTCGCTGGGCCGACGAGCCGAAGGGCGGGATCAACGACGTGGTGTGCTTCACGTTGGAGGAGGGCGCATGA
- a CDS encoding ion channel: protein MEEREALTLGSGGRDTARYSWLLVAVLLALFLPPLLRATELHVPTLRIGLSVVLVAALFTISRRRAVLVAGLLLGVPALVFDWASWITASRGFAMLSSLAASGFLALVTATLGARLLATDRVTSDTILGGACLYLLLGILWVTLYSFAEIAQPGSLWIEGAPLTDGSVPGETFRHPEILYFSFVTLTTLGYGDIVPRSDAMRALAAGEAIVGQLYITIFIARLVGLHLAHGRPVPRPPVD, encoded by the coding sequence GTGGAAGAACGCGAGGCGCTGACACTCGGGTCGGGAGGGCGGGACACCGCCCGCTACAGCTGGCTCCTGGTCGCGGTGTTGCTCGCGCTGTTCCTGCCGCCGCTCTTGCGCGCGACCGAGCTGCACGTTCCGACGTTGCGGATCGGCCTCTCGGTGGTGCTCGTCGCCGCGCTGTTCACCATCAGTCGCCGGCGAGCGGTGCTCGTCGCGGGCCTGCTGCTCGGGGTGCCGGCGCTCGTGTTCGATTGGGCCAGTTGGATCACCGCCTCGCGCGGCTTCGCGATGCTGAGTTCGCTCGCAGCGAGCGGTTTCCTGGCGCTGGTGACGGCGACGCTCGGCGCGCGGCTGCTCGCGACCGATCGCGTGACCAGCGACACGATCCTCGGCGGCGCCTGCCTCTATCTGCTGCTCGGGATCCTGTGGGTCACCCTCTATAGCTTCGCCGAGATCGCGCAGCCCGGTTCGCTCTGGATCGAAGGGGCGCCGCTCACCGATGGGAGCGTGCCCGGGGAGACGTTCCGGCATCCCGAGATCCTCTACTTCAGCTTCGTGACGCTCACGACGCTGGGCTACGGCGATATCGTTCCGCGCTCGGATGCGATGCGCGCGCTGGCCGCCGGCGAGGCGATCGTGGGCCAGCTGTACATCACCATCTTCATCGCGCGCCTGGTCGGCCTGCATCTGGCCCACGGACGCCCCGTGCCAAGGCCGCCCGTGGATTGA
- a CDS encoding amidohydrolase family protein: MSQIASSHIDFAAFDADNHYYEAEDAFTRHIDPKMARRAMQWGTLNGRKCLLVGGKVNRFIPNPTFDPVAKPGCLDEYFRGRNPEGKSIREVFGDLEPINPAYRDRDARLALMDTQGLEGMFMFPTLGVGMEESLKGDPEALCAAFGAFNRWMDEDWGFSYKDRIFAAPYITLVDVDHAVAELEWSLARDARVVVMRAGPIHTPAGGVSPADERFDPFWSRVNEAGITVAYHSGDSGYYEFYDSWGLGTEFQSFDFNPLRLCMSPSPILDTMAALVCGGLFDRHTRLRLATIETGSSWVPPLLSKLKKAYGQMPFAFKQDPVEAFRKHVWVSPYYEDDLPALRDSIGADHMLFGSDFPHGEGLADPTEFVNDLAGFNAEDTRLVMRDNGLGLTRPL; encoded by the coding sequence GTGTCCCAGATCGCTTCCTCTCACATCGACTTCGCGGCCTTCGACGCCGACAACCACTACTACGAGGCCGAGGACGCCTTCACCCGCCACATCGATCCGAAGATGGCCCGACGCGCCATGCAGTGGGGCACGCTGAACGGCCGCAAGTGCCTGCTGGTCGGCGGCAAGGTGAACCGCTTCATCCCGAACCCCACCTTCGACCCGGTGGCGAAGCCCGGCTGCCTCGACGAGTACTTCCGCGGTCGCAACCCGGAAGGGAAGAGCATCCGCGAGGTCTTCGGTGACCTCGAGCCGATCAACCCCGCCTACCGCGATCGCGATGCGCGCCTCGCGCTGATGGATACCCAGGGGCTCGAGGGCATGTTCATGTTCCCGACGCTGGGCGTCGGTATGGAAGAGTCGCTGAAGGGAGACCCCGAGGCGCTGTGCGCCGCCTTTGGTGCGTTCAACCGTTGGATGGACGAGGACTGGGGCTTCTCCTACAAGGACCGCATCTTCGCGGCGCCCTACATCACGCTCGTCGACGTCGACCACGCCGTCGCCGAACTCGAGTGGTCGCTCGCGCGGGACGCGCGGGTCGTCGTGATGCGGGCCGGTCCGATCCACACGCCGGCCGGTGGCGTCAGCCCTGCGGACGAGCGCTTCGACCCGTTCTGGTCTCGCGTGAACGAGGCGGGCATCACCGTGGCGTACCACTCGGGCGACTCGGGCTACTACGAGTTCTACGACTCGTGGGGGCTCGGCACCGAGTTCCAGTCCTTCGACTTCAACCCGCTGCGGCTGTGCATGTCGCCGTCGCCGATCCTGGACACGATGGCGGCGCTCGTCTGCGGAGGCCTCTTCGATCGTCACACGCGCCTGCGCCTGGCGACGATCGAGACCGGCAGCTCCTGGGTTCCCCCGCTGCTCTCGAAGCTGAAGAAGGCCTACGGACAGATGCCCTTTGCCTTCAAGCAGGACCCGGTCGAGGCCTTCCGCAAGCACGTCTGGGTGTCGCCCTACTACGAGGACGATCTGCCGGCGCTGCGCGACTCGATCGGCGCGGATCACATGCTCTTTGGTTCCGACTTCCCCCACGGCGAAGGTCTGGCGGATCCCACCGAGTTCGTGAACGACCTCGCGGGCTTCAATGCCGAGGACACGCGTCTCGTGATGCGCGACAACGGGCTCGGACTGACGCGACCGCTCTAG